The DNA segment TTCACGTGGTGGCCCGGCGTCTCGGCCGGTTCGAGCGCGTCGTACTGGGCGATGAGGGATGCGGTGCGCGCCTCGAACGCGGCGCGATCCTCCGCCGTCCACCAGTCGTGCAACCGCCCGTCGCCGTCGAAGCGCGAGCCCTGGTCGTCGAATCCGTGCCCGATCTCGTGGCCGATGACCGCGCCGATGGCGCCGTAGTTGGCCGCCGCATCCCGCCCCGCATCGAAGAAGGGGTACTGCAGGATCGCCGCCGGGAAGACGATCTCGTTGAAGCCGGGGTTGTAGTAGGCGTTGACCGTCTGGGGCGTCATGAACCACTCGTCGCGGTCGATCGGCGCACCGATCTTGCGCAGCTCGCGCTGGAACTCGAACTCGCCCGCCGCCTGCACGTTCGCGAGCAGGTCGTCGGCTGTGATCGTGAGCGCCGAGTAGTCGCGCCAGCGCACCGGGTAGCCGATCTTCGGGGTGAACTTCTGCAGCTTGTCGAGGGCGCGCTCGCGCGTCGCCGGAGTCATCCACTCCAGGCCCTCGATGCTCTGCCAGTAGGCCTCGATGAGGTTCGCGACGAGGTCGTCCATCGCCGCCTTCGCCTCGGGGCGGAAGTGCCGATCGACGTAGGCCTGCCCGACCGCCTCGCCCATGGCGCGCTCGACGAGCGAAACGCCGCGCTTCCAGCGGGCGCGCAGCTCGGGCGCCCCGGTGAGGGTGCGGCCGTAGAACGCGAAGTTCTCGTCGACGAACGCGCTCGACAGGTAGGGCGCCATCGACCGGATGATCGCGAACCGCAGCCAGTCGCGCCAGTCGTCCAGCGCGCGGCCGGTGAGCTCGGCGGCCAGGCCGTCGGTCACGTCGGGCTGCCGCAGCACGACCTCGGCGAGCGCCGCCGCGGGAATGCCGTAGCCGTCGCGCCAGAGCGCGAGGTCGACGCCAGCGCCATCGACACCGGCGGCGCGGCCCGCCCACTCGTCCCACGTCGCGAGGTTGTAGGTGGCCTGGGCGTCGCGGTTGCGCACTTTGTCCCAGTGGTGGGCGGCGATCGCGGTCTCGAGCGACACCACACGGTCGGCACGGGCGGCCGCGTCGTCGAGGCCGGCGAGGGCCAGCATCCGCTCGACATGAGCCCGGTAGGCGGCGCGGGTGTCGGCGTGCGCGTCCTCCCGGTAGTACGACTCGTCGGGCAGGCCGATGCCGCCCTGCTCGACGAAGACGAGGTAGCGCTCGGGGTCGCCGGGGTCGTTGTCGACGAAGAGCTGCACGAAACCCGCGATGCCGCGCCGCTCGAGGCTGCCGACGGTCGTGAGCAGGGCATCCGTCGAATCGATTGCGTCGACCTCGGCCAGCAGCGGGGCCAGCGGGGCCGCGCCGAGCGCCTCGATGCGCGCCTCGTCCATGAAGCTCGCGAAGAGGTCGCCGACCTTGCGCTCGGGCGTACCGGACTCGGCCTGCTGCGCCTGCTCGATGATCTCCTTGACCGCCTTCTCGGCGTCCTCGGCGAGGATCATGAACGAGCCGTACCGCGCCTTGTCGGCCGGGATGGGCGTGCGGGCGACCCAGCGGCCGTTGACGTGCCGGTACAGGTCGTCCTGCGGACGGATGGCGGGGTCGAGTTCGTCGCGGTCGATGCCGCTCGCGAGGGCCTGAGTCACGCGGGGAAGCCTAGTCGGGCGATCGAGGAGGAACCATGGCGAGACCGGCGAGGAGCGCGGCGGCCGCGAGACCCGCGAGCGCGGCGGTCGCGGCACCCGACGGTGCGATGGTGCCGAGCAGCCCCGCGACGGGGTAGGTCACGGCATACCAGGCGTGCGAGGTCGAGAACCGGGCGGCGAACACCGCCGCGTGCTGATCGGCGGCCACCTCGGTGCGGATGAGACGGGCGCTCGGGGTGCTGATGGCGCTGCTGGATGCTCCGAGCACGGCCCAGAGCGCGCCGATGCCGAGCACGCTCAGGCCGTCGAGCAGCGCGGCCGCGGCCGCGCAGGCGAGCGCCAGCACCGCGACCCCCGCGCCGAGCAGCATGACGGTGGTGTCGCGCAGGCGCCGCAGGAGGGCGGGCAGCGCAACCGCGACCGCGATGGAGCCGAGGCCGAAGGCGACGAGCACGGCGGCGAGCGCCGCCGAGGGGTCAACAGGGTCGGCGCCCGCGTCGATGAGCAGCACGACGCTCGACACGAGCACGGTCGCGTAGATGGTGGCGGTCGCGGCGTCGAGCACGGCGGCGAACCGGGGGCCGGGGGTGCGCGCCAGAACTCCGAGCCCGCGCAGCAGGCGTCGTCGCACGGGCTCGGCCGTCGACCCGACCTGGTCGTGCAGGCGGGCGAGCAGCACCGCGAGCCCGGAGCCGAGGAAGCCGAGCGCGACGATGCCGAACAGCGCCTGCGGGGGCAGCACGAGCACGAGCAGCGCCGCGAGCGGCGGGCTCAGCAGCGATTCGAGGTCGTAGGCCAGCCGCGACAGCGACTGGGCCGCCGTGTAGTCGCGCTCGTCGGGCAGCACGCGCGGGATCACCGCCTGATAGGTGGGCGTGAAGACGGCCGAGGCGGTCTGAAGCAGCACGATGCCGACGTACAGCTGCCACGGTGCGGTCGCGAAGACGAGCGCCCCGGCGACGATCAGACGCACGAGGTCGGCGCCGACGAGCACCGCCCGGCTGGAGCGCCCGGCGAGCAGCGCGCTCGCGAGCGGCGAGACGACGACGTAGACGGCGATGCGGATGGTGAGGGCCGTGCCGATGATGCCCGCCGCGGCACCCGGGTCGAGCCGCACCGCGACGAGGGCGAGGGCGACGGTCAGCAGCCCGGTCGCGACGAGCGACGACACCTGCGACGCGAAGAGAGCGGCGAACCATCTGTTGCGCAATACGGTGAGCATGCCGGCCGCTAGAGCCAGTCGCGACGCTTGAAGGCGACGTAGAGCCCGAGGCCGAGCAGCAGCATGAGCAGCAGGGCGAAGGGGTAGCCCCATACCCATTGCAGCTCGGGCATGAAGCGGAAGTTCATGCCGTAGACGGTGCCGACGAGCGTCGGGGCGAACAGGATGGCCGCCCACGAGGTGATGCGCTTGATCTGCTCGTTCTGCGCGACGCTGACCTCGGTCATGCGCCGGGTGATGAGCGTCGACTGCGCCTGCAGGGCCTTGTCGAGCAGCGAGCGGAAGGCGTCGGCGCGCTCACCGGCCCGCGTGACGTGGTCGAGCACGTCACCCAGGTGGTGGCTGAGGTCGAGGTCGACGCCGTACTTGTCGCTGCCCCGCTGGAGGCCGCCGATGATGGTCACGAGCGGCTGCACGGCCCGCTGGAACCCGATGACCTCGCCCGAGAGGTCGTAG comes from the Microcella frigidaquae genome and includes:
- a CDS encoding MFS transporter, with amino-acid sequence MLTVLRNRWFAALFASQVSSLVATGLLTVALALVAVRLDPGAAAGIIGTALTIRIAVYVVVSPLASALLAGRSSRAVLVGADLVRLIVAGALVFATAPWQLYVGIVLLQTASAVFTPTYQAVIPRVLPDERDYTAAQSLSRLAYDLESLLSPPLAALLVLVLPPQALFGIVALGFLGSGLAVLLARLHDQVGSTAEPVRRRLLRGLGVLARTPGPRFAAVLDAATATIYATVLVSSVVLLIDAGADPVDPSAALAAVLVAFGLGSIAVAVALPALLRRLRDTTVMLLGAGVAVLALACAAAAALLDGLSVLGIGALWAVLGASSSAISTPSARLIRTEVAADQHAAVFAARFSTSHAWYAVTYPVAGLLGTIAPSGAATAALAGLAAAALLAGLAMVPPRSPD
- a CDS encoding M13-type metalloendopeptidase, with product MTQALASGIDRDELDPAIRPQDDLYRHVNGRWVARTPIPADKARYGSFMILAEDAEKAVKEIIEQAQQAESGTPERKVGDLFASFMDEARIEALGAAPLAPLLAEVDAIDSTDALLTTVGSLERRGIAGFVQLFVDNDPGDPERYLVFVEQGGIGLPDESYYREDAHADTRAAYRAHVERMLALAGLDDAAARADRVVSLETAIAAHHWDKVRNRDAQATYNLATWDEWAGRAAGVDGAGVDLALWRDGYGIPAAALAEVVLRQPDVTDGLAAELTGRALDDWRDWLRFAIIRSMAPYLSSAFVDENFAFYGRTLTGAPELRARWKRGVSLVERAMGEAVGQAYVDRHFRPEAKAAMDDLVANLIEAYWQSIEGLEWMTPATRERALDKLQKFTPKIGYPVRWRDYSALTITADDLLANVQAAGEFEFQRELRKIGAPIDRDEWFMTPQTVNAYYNPGFNEIVFPAAILQYPFFDAGRDAAANYGAIGAVIGHEIGHGFDDQGSRFDGDGRLHDWWTAEDRAAFEARTASLIAQYDALEPAETPGHHVNGALTIGENIGDLGGLGIAWKAYLLSLDGAEPPVIDGLTAAQRFFLSWAQAWQIAIRPEEALRLLSIDPHSPNEFRCNQIVRNIDAFYEAFGVTADDALWLAPDERVTIW